From the Leptolyngbya sp. O-77 genome, one window contains:
- a CDS encoding SH3 domain-containing protein, whose protein sequence is MKTQVGSATTRQWTLGWRPVSVMLPGAIRKAIPAGIALLLTGCPAVTTSASQSEISSDASNSASPQPAADLASSKTPSTPTESGLQTTASPAAATKSGTEENWAVQQAILNDPLLSAAITREFERVSGRDPADIHPLQVGAIAVVENYALAEYFAGVGDLPIDGYGLLIRQNNRWLMLDSIGFPGEIVTAQMANLGLPEATIQQLLNAFRQAGANFEVSDMPMYEPIMPCVTRLDDPNPPTNVRFTPVVASDNAIGQLPNGTSLTVIAPLDGWLKIRQPLVGWVSMNLTRVSCGSSLAEVQRNLDELQAKEEELAVEAADTLVRYLYRGADGAFAEAAIARFNGFAIDKFYALEAALDRHTEEVRRQVLQQVIASGMHPQARANFNEALLNRLDLSPTLKTWRSLNP, encoded by the coding sequence ATGAAAACGCAAGTCGGTTCGGCGACGACTCGGCAATGGACGTTGGGCTGGAGGCCTGTTTCGGTCATGCTGCCAGGGGCGATTCGCAAAGCGATCCCTGCGGGAATCGCCCTCCTGCTCACGGGTTGTCCAGCAGTTACAACCTCTGCTTCACAATCTGAAATTAGCAGCGACGCTAGCAATTCAGCATCGCCGCAGCCAGCAGCAGATTTGGCGAGTTCTAAGACACCATCAACACCGACAGAAAGCGGTTTGCAGACCACTGCATCACCAGCGGCAGCTACCAAAAGCGGCACTGAGGAGAATTGGGCTGTGCAGCAGGCAATACTTAACGATCCATTGCTCAGTGCAGCTATTACTCGAGAATTTGAGCGAGTGTCAGGGCGCGACCCGGCAGATATCCATCCGCTGCAAGTGGGGGCGATCGCCGTCGTTGAAAACTACGCCTTGGCAGAATACTTTGCTGGCGTAGGCGATTTGCCAATAGATGGCTATGGGCTGCTTATCCGACAAAACAATCGGTGGCTCATGCTCGACAGCATCGGGTTTCCAGGAGAAATTGTGACGGCTCAGATGGCAAATTTGGGCTTGCCAGAGGCGACGATTCAACAGTTGTTGAACGCATTTCGGCAAGCTGGGGCAAACTTTGAGGTTTCTGATATGCCCATGTATGAACCCATCATGCCCTGTGTGACCCGACTTGACGACCCCAATCCACCGACCAATGTTCGATTCACACCTGTAGTGGCTTCGGATAATGCCATTGGGCAACTCCCCAACGGCACTTCTCTTACAGTCATCGCGCCGCTGGACGGCTGGCTCAAAATTCGGCAGCCGCTGGTGGGCTGGGTGTCGATGAATCTGACGCGGGTGTCCTGCGGCAGTTCGCTTGCAGAAGTGCAACGGAACCTGGATGAATTGCAGGCAAAGGAAGAAGAACTCGCTGTCGAAGCCGCTGATACACTAGTGCGCTATCTCTATCGCGGTGCGGATGGAGCCTTTGCTGAAGCGGCGATCGCCCGTTTTAATGGGTTCGCCATCGATAAGTTCTACGCCCTCGAAGCAGCCCTCGACCGACATACAGAAGAAGTTCGCCGCCAGGTGTTGCAGCAGGTGATCGCCTCAGGAATGCATCCTCAAGCTAGGGCCAACTTTAACGAGGCGCTGCTCAATCGATTGGATTTGTCGCCGACCCTAAAAACGTGGCGCTCGCTCAACCCCTAA
- a CDS encoding SH3 domain-containing protein, producing the protein MKNLTSLAIRSAGVAVLLTGATLAAPAFAQDPAVVQTATDSCIRNAQQNGFALKEVVEAGASDRPGKDAKVVLMVTKDGADARQTCYYSVADGGVTFDDAVGAARNFPWWWLLLPIVGFPLLLALFRGRDTVTRTVAEDPRYVGAREVRPEGVVRSADQSVNVHSGPDSSYRVTSTLYDGQRVALTGRRENNWVELAEGGWVQSQYIDAAFTGYANR; encoded by the coding sequence ATGAAGAACTTAACGTCTTTAGCAATTCGTTCGGCTGGCGTGGCTGTGCTGCTGACAGGTGCAACGCTGGCGGCTCCTGCTTTTGCTCAAGATCCAGCGGTGGTGCAGACGGCTACTGATTCTTGCATTAGAAATGCCCAGCAGAATGGCTTTGCCCTTAAGGAAGTCGTGGAAGCGGGTGCTTCTGACCGTCCTGGTAAGGATGCGAAGGTGGTGCTGATGGTGACCAAGGACGGTGCAGATGCTCGTCAGACCTGCTACTACAGCGTGGCCGATGGCGGCGTGACGTTTGACGATGCGGTGGGTGCTGCCCGGAACTTCCCTTGGTGGTGGCTGCTGCTGCCGATCGTGGGCTTCCCCCTCTTGCTGGCGTTATTCCGCGGCCGGGATACCGTGACTCGCACGGTGGCTGAAGACCCCCGCTATGTGGGCGCTCGTGAAGTGCGTCCGGAGGGAGTTGTCCGTTCTGCGGACCAGTCGGTCAATGTCCACTCTGGCCCAGACAGCAGCTACCGCGTCACTAGCACGCTCTACGACGGGCAGCGCGTTGCGCTGACAGGTCGCCGCGAAAACAACTGGGTGGAACTGGCCGAGGGCGGCTGGGTGCAGTCTCAGTACATTGACGCAGCGTTCACGGGCTATGCCAACCGCTAG
- the glcD gene encoding glycolate oxidase subunit GlcD has translation MLTLETSSQRDWAPILREFDAVLGESGVIRRKEELLVYECDGLTSYKQRPAVVVLPRTTEQVAQVIRVCDRHQVPFVARGAGTGLSGGALPVEDCVLIVTARMNQILDIDLENQRVVVQPGVINNWVTQAVSGAGFYYAPDPSSQIICSIGGNVAENSGGVHCLKYGVTVNHVLGLKVVTATGEVVDLGGKIPEMPGYDLTGIFVGSEGTLGIATEITLRILKAPETIRVLLADFSSVEAAGQTVSDIISAGIIPGGMEMMDNFSINAVEDVVGTNCYPRDAEAILLIELDGSKIEVDTNTQRVEALCRQNGARNITAASDPQERLTLWKGRKAAFAAMGRISPDYYVQDGVIPRTKLQYVLQEIEALSQKHGYRVANVFHAGDGNLHPLILYNNAIPGELEKVEELGGDILKLCVKVGGSISGEHGIGADKRCYMPEMFSAADLETMQYVRQVFNPKGLANPGKIFPTPKTCGEAARAIAPSAFPTLERF, from the coding sequence ATGCTGACACTCGAAACGTCTTCCCAACGCGACTGGGCCCCGATTTTGCGAGAATTTGACGCGGTTTTGGGCGAGTCCGGCGTGATTCGGCGCAAGGAAGAACTGCTGGTCTACGAATGCGACGGGCTGACCAGCTACAAGCAGCGGCCGGCGGTGGTGGTGCTGCCACGCACGACGGAGCAAGTAGCGCAGGTGATTCGAGTGTGCGATCGCCATCAAGTCCCTTTTGTCGCCAGAGGCGCAGGCACGGGACTCTCCGGCGGGGCGCTGCCTGTGGAAGACTGCGTGCTGATCGTCACCGCCCGCATGAACCAGATCTTGGACATTGACCTAGAAAATCAGCGCGTCGTGGTGCAGCCCGGTGTGATCAACAACTGGGTGACGCAAGCCGTCAGCGGCGCTGGCTTTTACTACGCGCCCGATCCCTCCAGCCAGATTATCTGCTCCATCGGCGGCAACGTGGCAGAAAACTCTGGCGGGGTTCACTGTTTGAAGTATGGTGTGACGGTAAACCACGTCCTGGGGTTGAAAGTGGTGACGGCGACCGGCGAGGTTGTCGATTTGGGCGGCAAGATCCCTGAAATGCCCGGATACGACCTGACTGGAATCTTCGTCGGCTCCGAAGGGACGCTGGGTATTGCCACAGAAATTACGCTGCGGATTCTAAAAGCCCCGGAGACCATCCGCGTGCTGCTGGCGGATTTTTCTAGCGTGGAAGCAGCGGGACAAACTGTGTCGGACATTATCAGCGCGGGCATTATCCCCGGCGGCATGGAAATGATGGACAATTTCAGCATCAACGCCGTGGAAGATGTCGTCGGCACGAACTGCTATCCCCGCGATGCTGAGGCGATTTTGCTGATTGAGCTAGACGGCTCCAAGATAGAAGTGGACACCAACACGCAGCGCGTCGAAGCCCTCTGTCGCCAAAACGGGGCGCGAAACATCACTGCCGCCAGCGATCCGCAAGAGCGGCTGACGCTGTGGAAAGGCCGCAAGGCCGCCTTCGCTGCGATGGGCCGCATCAGTCCCGATTACTACGTGCAGGACGGCGTGATTCCCCGGACGAAGCTGCAATATGTGCTGCAAGAAATTGAGGCGCTGAGCCAAAAGCACGGCTATCGTGTGGCGAATGTATTTCATGCGGGCGACGGCAACCTGCACCCGCTAATTCTCTATAACAACGCGATTCCTGGAGAGTTGGAGAAAGTCGAGGAGCTGGGCGGCGACATCCTGAAGCTGTGCGTGAAGGTGGGCGGCAGTATTTCGGGTGAACATGGTATTGGTGCAGACAAGCGCTGCTATATGCCCGAAATGTTCTCTGCTGCCGATTTGGAGACGATGCAATACGTCCGCCAGGTGTTTAACCCCAAAGGGCTGGCGAATCCGGGCAAGATCTTTCCTACGCCCAAGACTTGTGGAGAAGCCGCAAGGGCGATCGCCCCTAGCGCATTTCCCACCCTAGAACGGTTCTAG
- a CDS encoding homocysteine biosynthesis protein → MKTIAEINDKIQQQTAVVWTVEELKARVAELGVAQVAKTVDVVTTGTFEPAESSGAVLNLGHTDPPIKIRQCWLDGVMAYSGFGAVDLYLGASQMAEMGGAWDTPDPEELREGKGRNVPRERGGGHVIADLIAGKPVKLRAIGQVTDCYPRASVETTITRDTINQFYLFNPRNLYQNFIVGVNGGDRPLYTYLGPLQPRLGNAVYANPGALSPLLNDPDLKLVGIGTRIFLGGGVGYVAWEGTQHFPLQKRLPNRTPIGPAATLALIGDAKQMSDRWVKGCYFKGYGPSLMIGIGVPLPVLNETVVERCAVQDADLVAPVVDFSIPRRVRPTFGLVSYAQLKSGRITLDGRSVRAAPLSSIFLARQIAQELKQWIEAGEFTLTEPVAPIPGDRTFLAQDRLGPQLSLE, encoded by the coding sequence ATGAAAACGATCGCCGAAATTAACGACAAGATTCAGCAGCAAACAGCCGTGGTGTGGACGGTGGAGGAGCTAAAGGCGCGGGTGGCAGAGTTGGGTGTGGCCCAGGTGGCGAAGACGGTGGACGTAGTGACGACGGGCACATTTGAGCCTGCGGAGTCATCTGGGGCGGTGCTGAACCTGGGGCATACGGACCCGCCGATTAAAATTCGCCAGTGCTGGCTGGATGGCGTGATGGCCTATTCGGGCTTTGGGGCGGTGGACTTGTATCTGGGCGCGAGTCAGATGGCGGAGATGGGCGGCGCGTGGGATACGCCTGATCCGGAGGAACTGCGCGAGGGCAAAGGGCGCAATGTGCCGCGAGAGCGGGGCGGCGGCCATGTCATCGCCGATTTGATTGCTGGCAAACCTGTAAAGCTGCGGGCGATCGGCCAGGTGACGGACTGCTATCCCCGTGCGTCGGTAGAGACGACGATTACCCGCGATACGATTAATCAGTTCTATCTATTTAACCCACGCAATCTGTATCAGAACTTTATCGTGGGCGTGAATGGGGGCGATCGCCCGCTTTATACCTACCTCGGCCCGCTCCAGCCGCGCCTAGGCAATGCAGTCTATGCCAATCCAGGAGCGCTGTCGCCCCTGCTCAATGACCCCGATTTGAAACTGGTAGGCATTGGCACGCGAATTTTTCTGGGGGGCGGCGTGGGCTATGTGGCCTGGGAGGGAACCCAGCATTTCCCCCTGCAAAAGCGGCTGCCCAACCGCACACCCATCGGCCCGGCAGCGACACTGGCGCTAATTGGCGATGCCAAGCAAATGAGCGATCGCTGGGTTAAGGGCTGCTATTTCAAAGGCTACGGCCCGTCGCTGATGATTGGCATTGGCGTGCCGCTGCCCGTGCTGAATGAAACAGTCGTGGAGCGCTGCGCCGTGCAGGATGCCGACTTGGTGGCTCCGGTGGTGGATTTCTCGATTCCTCGGCGGGTGCGTCCCACCTTCGGACTGGTCAGCTATGCCCAGCTCAAATCAGGTCGCATCACCCTCGACGGCCGCAGCGTCCGCGCCGCGCCGCTGTCTAGCATTTTTCTGGCGCGACAAATAGCCCAGGAGCTAAAGCAGTGGATCGAGGCGGGAGAATTTACGCTGACGGAACCTGTGGCTCCCATTCCGGGCGATCGCACATTTCTAGCGCAAGATCGACTGGGGCCACAGCTCAGCCTGGAATAG
- a CDS encoding tetratricopeptide repeat protein, producing the protein MFDKRNRWIVNGVMAIAAFAFLALLFLPFMTALRSGVASSGASPSATPGASPASQQAELADQARGYELVLQREPDNQTALRGLLETRIRQGDVQGAIEPLEKLAKLNPDQSDYTVLLAQAKQRVGDREGAAQAYRSILDTQPGNINALQGFVDLMLEQQRPEAAVSLLQDTLRTADERNRVAPGSVDVVSVQLLLGRVYAQQGRTQEAIALYDQSIEQNALDFRPVLGKALVLQAAGRTEESKPLFDSAAALAPAQYKDQINQLASGGQGQTAASPLESAPAEAPAGTTPLPSPTTLPAGSPAAESSPSSPSRVTGNP; encoded by the coding sequence GTGTTTGACAAGCGCAATCGTTGGATTGTTAACGGGGTGATGGCGATCGCCGCCTTCGCTTTCTTGGCCCTGCTGTTTCTGCCGTTCATGACGGCGCTGCGGTCAGGAGTAGCCAGTTCGGGTGCGTCGCCCAGCGCCACGCCCGGCGCGTCTCCTGCGTCGCAACAGGCGGAACTGGCAGATCAGGCGCGGGGCTATGAGCTGGTGCTGCAACGAGAACCCGACAATCAAACCGCGCTGCGGGGGCTGCTGGAAACCCGCATTCGCCAGGGCGACGTGCAGGGCGCAATCGAGCCATTGGAAAAGCTGGCCAAGCTCAACCCTGACCAGAGCGACTACACCGTGCTGCTGGCCCAGGCAAAACAGCGCGTGGGCGATCGCGAAGGAGCCGCCCAGGCCTACCGCAGCATCTTGGACACCCAGCCAGGAAATATCAACGCGCTGCAAGGGTTTGTGGATCTGATGCTAGAGCAGCAGCGCCCCGAAGCAGCCGTCAGCCTGCTGCAAGACACGCTCCGCACCGCCGATGAGCGAAATCGGGTGGCTCCGGGCAGCGTCGATGTGGTTTCGGTGCAACTGCTGCTGGGGCGGGTCTACGCGCAGCAGGGCAGGACGCAAGAGGCGATCGCCCTCTACGACCAGTCCATCGAGCAAAACGCCCTCGATTTTCGCCCAGTGCTGGGCAAGGCGCTCGTTCTGCAAGCCGCCGGACGCACCGAAGAATCCAAGCCCCTGTTTGACAGCGCCGCTGCCCTAGCTCCAGCGCAATATAAAGATCAGATCAACCAGCTTGCCAGCGGCGGACAGGGGCAAACTGCTGCATCGCCCTTGGAATCGGCTCCAGCGGAGGCACCCGCAGGCACAACGCCCCTGCCCAGCCCAACGACCCTCCCAGCAGGCAGCCCTGCGGCCGAGAGCAGCCCTTCTTCGCCATCCCGCGTCACGGGCAATCCCTAA
- a CDS encoding threonine aldolase family protein — MNFCSDNVTGASPEILSALIAANGGAAMPYGDDEITQRLQQRFCDLFETNLLMFPVATGSAANALALSVVAPPYGAIYCHAEAHINVDECGAPELFTGGAKLVTLPGENGKITAEALANALATAGIGFVHHVQPAAVSITQATEAGTVYTLEEIRAIAQVAHQYHLPLHMDGARFANALVSLGCTPAEMTWKAGVDMLSFGATKNGAIAAEAVVFFNPQQAQGFEYRRKRGGHLFSKMRFLSAQLEAYLTDDLWLHNATHANRMAQRLATGLQPLPGVTLAYPVEANELFVRFPDPVLKGLQADGFRFYAWESDGRSMVRLVTAFNTAEADVDVFLSAAQHHSRQTVEGAIAS, encoded by the coding sequence ATGAACTTTTGCAGCGATAACGTGACCGGAGCGTCGCCCGAAATTCTGTCTGCGCTGATTGCTGCCAATGGCGGGGCCGCGATGCCCTACGGTGATGACGAAATCACGCAGCGACTTCAGCAGCGGTTTTGTGACCTGTTTGAAACGAACCTGTTGATGTTCCCGGTGGCCACGGGGTCTGCGGCAAACGCGCTGGCTCTGTCGGTCGTTGCGCCGCCCTACGGCGCGATCTACTGCCACGCCGAAGCCCACATCAACGTAGACGAGTGCGGCGCACCGGAACTGTTTACTGGCGGCGCAAAGCTGGTGACGCTCCCAGGGGAAAACGGCAAAATCACGGCAGAGGCACTGGCAAACGCGCTGGCAACAGCCGGAATCGGGTTTGTGCATCATGTCCAGCCGGCTGCCGTCAGCATTACCCAGGCAACCGAAGCGGGCACAGTGTATACGCTGGAAGAAATTCGGGCGATCGCCCAGGTGGCCCATCAATACCATCTGCCGCTGCACATGGACGGAGCGCGGTTTGCCAATGCTCTAGTCAGCCTGGGCTGCACGCCCGCAGAGATGACCTGGAAAGCAGGCGTAGACATGCTCTCCTTCGGGGCAACCAAGAATGGGGCGATCGCCGCCGAGGCCGTGGTTTTCTTTAATCCGCAGCAGGCGCAAGGGTTTGAATATCGCCGCAAGCGGGGCGGACATCTGTTTTCCAAGATGCGCTTCCTCTCTGCCCAGCTCGAAGCCTACCTCACGGACGACCTGTGGCTGCACAACGCCACCCACGCCAACCGCATGGCTCAGCGCCTCGCCACCGGCCTCCAGCCCCTCCCCGGCGTGACCCTCGCCTATCCCGTCGAGGCCAACGAGCTATTTGTTCGCTTTCCAGACCCCGTGCTAAAAGGACTCCAGGCAGATGGCTTCCGATTCTATGCCTGGGAGTCAGACGGCCGCTCGATGGTGCGCTTGGTGACGGCGTTCAACACCGCAGAGGCCGATGTCGATGTCTTCCTCAGCGCTGCTCAGCACCACAGCCGACAGACAGTAGAAGGGGCGATCGCCTCCTAA
- a CDS encoding carbohydrate ABC transporter permease — protein sequence MASPLSTEHASAARPVRTRVWLSRLTPYLFLAPALLVLGLTIFYPALNAFYLSFTRFEFDITQPPAWVGTENFQRLLGDPIFWQTLRNTLLYLICVVPILVTLPLGLAILVNRALPGIGWFRAAFYTPVVISMVVAGIAWRWLYAETGLLNQLLRWLGLSEAGVPWLTSPQLALFSVMAVTIWKGLGYYMVIYLAGLQAIPADLYEAGAIDGSTGWKKHWDITVPLMRPYLLLVAVISAISATKVFEEVFVMTQGGPRNSSKTMVYYVYERAFQDLELSYACTIGLVLFLIILGLSVLRLMLRSESLDLPG from the coding sequence ATGGCCTCCCCCCTGTCTACTGAACACGCTTCGGCTGCCCGCCCAGTCCGCACCAGGGTATGGCTTTCACGGCTCACGCCCTACCTGTTTCTGGCTCCGGCGCTGCTGGTGTTGGGGCTGACGATTTTTTACCCCGCGCTCAACGCCTTCTACCTCAGCTTCACCCGGTTTGAATTTGACATCACCCAGCCCCCCGCCTGGGTCGGCACCGAAAACTTTCAGCGCCTCCTCGGCGATCCCATCTTCTGGCAAACGCTGCGAAACACGCTGCTCTATTTAATCTGCGTTGTTCCAATCCTGGTGACGCTGCCGCTGGGGTTGGCGATCCTGGTAAACCGGGCGCTGCCGGGGATTGGCTGGTTTCGGGCGGCGTTTTATACGCCCGTGGTGATTTCGATGGTAGTGGCGGGGATCGCCTGGCGCTGGCTCTATGCCGAAACGGGGCTGCTGAACCAATTGCTGCGCTGGCTGGGGCTATCGGAAGCGGGTGTGCCCTGGCTGACCAGTCCGCAACTGGCCCTGTTTAGCGTCATGGCGGTGACGATTTGGAAAGGGCTGGGCTATTACATGGTGATTTACCTGGCGGGGCTGCAAGCAATCCCAGCGGATTTGTATGAAGCGGGGGCGATCGATGGCTCCACAGGCTGGAAAAAACATTGGGATATTACGGTGCCGCTGATGCGTCCCTATCTGCTGCTGGTGGCGGTGATTTCTGCCATTTCAGCGACCAAGGTGTTTGAGGAAGTGTTTGTGATGACGCAGGGCGGCCCGCGCAACAGTTCCAAAACAATGGTTTACTACGTGTACGAGCGGGCGTTTCAGGATTTGGAGTTGAGCTACGCTTGTACGATAGGGCTGGTGCTGTTTCTAATTATTTTGGGTTTGTCGGTGCTGCGGCTGATGCTGCGTTCGGAATCGCTAGATTTGCCTGGATGA
- the coaD gene encoding pantetheine-phosphate adenylyltransferase: MIAVYPGSFDPITLGHLDIIERGSRLFGRLIVVVMRNPSKTPLFPVHQRVAQIQQATQHLPNVEVDTFDGLTVTYARMQGAKVLLRGLRVLSDFEKELQMAHTNKTLAEDIETFFLATSSEYSFLSSSLVKEIAKFGGPVDHLVPSAVALDICQCYAKTPPTASPQTAMEPAPTPASTERRAESVE, from the coding sequence GTGATAGCGGTTTATCCTGGTAGTTTTGACCCCATTACCCTGGGGCATCTCGATATCATCGAGCGCGGCAGTCGGCTATTTGGTCGGCTGATTGTCGTCGTTATGCGGAATCCAAGCAAAACGCCGCTGTTTCCGGTTCATCAGCGGGTGGCGCAGATTCAGCAGGCCACTCAGCATTTGCCGAATGTCGAAGTTGACACATTTGATGGATTGACCGTGACCTATGCCAGAATGCAGGGAGCAAAGGTTTTGCTGCGGGGGCTGCGTGTTCTCTCCGATTTTGAGAAAGAGCTGCAAATGGCCCACACCAACAAAACCCTGGCTGAGGATATCGAAACTTTCTTTCTAGCGACTTCGAGCGAGTATAGTTTTTTGAGCAGCAGCCTAGTCAAAGAAATCGCCAAGTTTGGCGGCCCCGTTGATCATCTCGTCCCTTCCGCCGTCGCGTTAGATATCTGCCAATGCTACGCCAAGACTCCCCCAACCGCATCGCCCCAGACCGCAATGGAACCAGCGCCAACGCCGGCCTCAACGGAGAGGCGAGCCGAGTCGGTGGAGTAG
- a CDS encoding ATP synthase F0 subunit B: protein MLRQDSPNRIAPDRNGTSANAGLNGEASRVGGVDIQRELAKLEEMILEGSRLPIINRTLINEDQVLDQLELVQMNLHPAFEEAKKLLQHKEEILLEAEQYAQEIIETAERRAAQILDEMGLVRQAELEMKQIRQRVQQECEVAHEQAMVEIERMRRQTQQEIEEMRRRAIAECEEIQAGADDYADRILQDLEQQFSDMLRVVRNGRGQLQPAAPARNLSRGGDRPKK, encoded by the coding sequence ATGCTACGCCAAGACTCCCCCAACCGCATCGCCCCAGACCGCAATGGAACCAGCGCCAACGCCGGCCTCAACGGAGAGGCGAGCCGAGTCGGTGGAGTAGACATCCAGCGCGAACTGGCCAAGCTGGAAGAGATGATCCTGGAAGGGTCACGGCTGCCGATTATCAATCGGACGCTGATCAACGAGGATCAAGTGCTGGATCAGCTGGAGCTGGTGCAGATGAACCTGCATCCGGCGTTTGAAGAGGCGAAGAAGCTGCTTCAGCACAAGGAAGAGATTTTGCTGGAGGCGGAGCAATACGCCCAGGAAATCATTGAAACGGCAGAGCGACGGGCAGCGCAAATCCTCGACGAGATGGGGCTAGTGCGGCAGGCGGAGCTAGAGATGAAGCAGATTCGCCAGCGCGTGCAGCAAGAGTGTGAAGTGGCCCATGAGCAGGCGATGGTGGAAATTGAGCGGATGCGGCGGCAGACTCAGCAGGAAATTGAAGAGATGCGGCGGCGGGCGATCGCCGAGTGTGAGGAAATCCAGGCTGGCGCAGATGACTACGCCGATCGCATTCTGCAAGACCTAGAGCAGCAGTTTTCCGACATGCTGCGTGTTGTTCGCAACGGCCGGGGCCAGCTCCAGCCCGCAGCTCCGGCGCGAAATCTGTCGCGGGGGGGCGATCGCCCTAAGAAATAG
- a CDS encoding SpoIID/LytB domain-containing protein, protein MRLGKMQRRSFVNRVNREEAPTTSGTSFTQRPAFVRSGLTGAVMMAACWVSMGDCALAQTAPPPNPVLKIGIVQRFGDEPQDVLTLQPAEGDRLSLRFKTEDGQDRIVTTAAPVKVGVVMEPLPEPKVVEKVVLGNHRSFESAEDQANQWRSRGIEVELAQPRQWQVWAKRDTYKTPLVRRLLLKNLQAQGARTAFIDRRVQRQVPRAVLEVEGNRLMRDEVEIVSSYSRVFVTEGELPPNAARNANVPNRRLYGGSLRLQPNAYGNYTLVNYVPTETYLRGVVPHEIGPSAPPTAVQAQAILARTYALRNLRRFAIDGYELCADTQCQVYKGLTGAVESADRAIAATRGQVLTYRNELIDALYSSTTGGITAPFADVWNGQNRPYLRAVVDSVEGVWDLANRPLSDEMNLRAFLNLRQGFNEAGWDSFRWRKESTLENIAEGLRRYLQSQRHPFANLTRVESVQVVERSPAGRVQKLLIQSDRGPITLEKDEILRALYAPTSTLFYLEPVYAQVPIPQNAPSSAAPEDGEAGAEVNLAPSVSKPSPIAAEPDPAEPSPIKAAKPAEEATGDSLEAQNRVPTMTVLKGYTFVGGGLGHAVGMSQTGSYRLGRLGWSAARILSFYYPGAQLVTLNENIVFWRDPSN, encoded by the coding sequence ATGCGACTTGGAAAGATGCAGCGCCGCAGCTTTGTGAACCGAGTGAATCGAGAGGAAGCCCCCACCACCTCAGGCACTTCCTTTACCCAGCGCCCTGCCTTTGTGCGGTCGGGGCTGACGGGCGCAGTCATGATGGCGGCTTGCTGGGTTAGCATGGGCGATTGCGCTTTGGCTCAAACTGCGCCCCCGCCCAACCCCGTGCTAAAAATCGGCATTGTGCAGCGCTTTGGCGACGAACCACAGGACGTGCTGACGCTGCAACCCGCTGAGGGCGATCGCCTCTCGCTCCGCTTCAAAACCGAAGACGGACAAGACCGGATCGTGACCACCGCCGCTCCGGTGAAGGTGGGCGTGGTCATGGAACCGCTGCCAGAACCAAAGGTGGTGGAAAAAGTGGTGTTAGGCAACCACCGCAGCTTTGAGAGCGCAGAAGACCAGGCCAATCAATGGCGATCGCGCGGCATCGAGGTCGAGCTGGCCCAGCCGCGCCAGTGGCAGGTGTGGGCCAAGCGCGACACCTACAAAACGCCACTGGTGCGTCGGCTGTTGCTGAAGAATTTGCAAGCTCAGGGCGCGCGCACCGCCTTTATCGATCGCCGGGTGCAGCGGCAGGTGCCCCGCGCCGTGCTGGAGGTGGAGGGCAACCGCCTGATGCGCGATGAGGTAGAAATCGTCTCGTCCTACAGCCGCGTGTTTGTCACGGAGGGCGAACTGCCCCCCAACGCGGCTCGCAATGCCAATGTGCCAAACCGTCGGCTCTATGGCGGCAGTCTGCGCCTCCAGCCCAACGCCTACGGCAACTATACCCTCGTCAACTACGTCCCCACGGAAACCTACCTGCGCGGGGTCGTGCCCCACGAAATTGGGCCGTCTGCGCCGCCTACCGCAGTCCAGGCCCAGGCGATCTTGGCGCGCACCTATGCCCTGCGAAACCTGCGACGATTTGCCATCGATGGCTATGAACTCTGTGCTGATACTCAGTGCCAGGTTTATAAAGGACTGACAGGCGCGGTCGAATCAGCAGATCGGGCGATCGCCGCCACGCGGGGGCAGGTGCTGACCTATCGCAACGAGCTAATCGACGCGCTCTATTCCTCCACCACGGGCGGCATCACGGCTCCTTTTGCTGACGTGTGGAACGGGCAAAACCGTCCCTACCTGAGGGCCGTGGTGGACTCCGTAGAAGGCGTGTGGGATTTGGCCAATCGCCCCCTGTCAGACGAGATGAATCTACGCGCTTTTCTGAACCTGCGGCAGGGCTTTAACGAAGCGGGCTGGGACAGCTTCCGCTGGCGCAAAGAAAGCACCCTAGAAAACATTGCCGAAGGGCTACGCCGCTATTTGCAGAGCCAGCGTCATCCCTTTGCCAACCTAACGCGAGTCGAGTCGGTGCAGGTGGTGGAGCGATCGCCCGCCGGTCGGGTGCAAAAGCTGCTCATCCAGAGCGATCGCGGCCCAATCACTCTAGAAAAAGACGAGATTCTCCGGGCGCTCTATGCCCCCACTAGTACCCTGTTCTACCTGGAACCCGTCTATGCCCAGGTGCCTATTCCCCAAAACGCGCCTAGCTCAGCCGCGCCAGAGGACGGAGAGGCGGGTGCTGAGGTTAATCTAGCCCCTTCGGTGTCTAAGCCATCCCCCATTGCGGCCGAACCTGACCCCGCCGAGCCATCGCCTATCAAAGCTGCAAAGCCCGCCGAGGAAGCGACAGGCGATTCGCTAGAAGCGCAAAACCGCGTGCCGACGATGACGGTACTCAAGGGCTACACCTTTGTCGGCGGGGGACTGGGCCACGCCGTTGGCATGAGCCAGACAGGGTCTTATCGATTGGGACGACTGGGCTGGTCAGCCGCCCGCATCCTCAGTTTCTACTACCCCGGCGCTCAATTGGTCACGCTCAACGAAAACATTGTCTTCTGGCGCGATCCGTCGAACTAG